The following proteins are co-located in the Sulfitobacter guttiformis genome:
- a CDS encoding SDR family NAD(P)-dependent oxidoreductase — translation MNRFLIIGASGGIGAALVSVLSGQGAEVVELSRSVHGFDITDEASVEAHMDALQGPFGGVIVATGALEIGGAEPEKTIRAVSAKAMADQFAVNAIGPALVLRHAGRLLPREGRSVCAVLTARVGSIGDNRIGGWTSYRAAKAAANQIVHTTAIELARTHKELVCVALHPGTVQTPFTQKYLGRHPAVPAQEAAENLMNVLNGLKPEDTGGFFDWAGEKVTW, via the coding sequence ATGAATAGATTTTTGATTATTGGCGCCTCGGGCGGAATTGGTGCGGCACTTGTATCGGTTTTGTCCGGTCAGGGCGCCGAAGTTGTTGAACTCTCACGGTCCGTCCACGGGTTTGACATAACGGATGAAGCCAGTGTGGAGGCGCATATGGACGCGTTGCAAGGTCCATTCGGTGGTGTGATCGTGGCCACGGGCGCGCTTGAGATTGGCGGGGCCGAGCCAGAGAAAACCATCCGCGCCGTAAGTGCGAAGGCTATGGCTGACCAGTTTGCTGTAAATGCCATTGGTCCCGCTCTGGTATTGCGCCACGCGGGGCGTCTGCTGCCACGTGAGGGGCGAAGCGTTTGTGCGGTGTTAACAGCGCGTGTAGGATCTATCGGGGATAACCGGATCGGCGGCTGGACCAGCTACCGTGCAGCCAAGGCCGCCGCCAACCAGATTGTGCATACTACCGCTATCGAGCTGGCACGCACGCACAAAGAGCTGGTCTGTGTGGCGCTACACCCCGGAACAGTGCAGACTCCATTCACGCAAAAATATCTGGGGCGGCATCCGGCAGTGCCTGCACAGGAAGCAGCGGAGAACCTGATGAATGTGCTAAACGGATTGAAGCCTGAAGACACCGGCGGCTTTTTCGATTGGGCCGGTGAAAAGGTTACATGGTGA
- a CDS encoding alpha-E domain-containing protein yields MLGKTAGGLYWMFRFMERSENTARLIEAGFRIALTRSNDTTSDWKSVVTTAGVRHGYDAKYDTYTAEHVVDYLLRDASNPSSVMAVTGSARTNARMVRTALTTEVWEAVNENWMAMKDALKHPVRDIDLPKLLGEIRRHSALVRGALHGTMLRNDIYDFAQIGTALERADNTARIIDVKYYTLLPSASFVGSPLDNVQWETVLRSVSAHRSFRWLGEGEMTSIGIAKFLILDTRFPRSLYFASSIIEENLAYLAKDYGNRMPSHDLIDAQLAALRQHTIESIFNDGLHQFISTFIRENNAIGAQIEQDYRFNG; encoded by the coding sequence ATGCTGGGAAAAACCGCAGGGGGCCTCTATTGGATGTTCCGTTTTATGGAGCGCAGCGAAAATACCGCGCGCCTGATCGAGGCAGGATTCCGCATCGCGCTCACCCGCTCCAATGACACAACTTCCGACTGGAAATCCGTTGTTACCACGGCAGGCGTGCGTCACGGATATGACGCGAAATATGATACCTACACAGCCGAGCATGTGGTTGATTATCTGCTGCGCGACGCCAGCAATCCCTCCAGCGTGATGGCCGTCACGGGAAGTGCGCGCACAAATGCCCGCATGGTACGCACGGCGCTCACCACCGAGGTCTGGGAAGCTGTCAATGAAAACTGGATGGCGATGAAAGATGCGCTCAAACATCCTGTGCGCGATATCGACCTGCCAAAACTGCTGGGCGAAATCCGCCGCCACAGTGCACTGGTGCGCGGGGCGTTGCACGGCACAATGCTGCGCAACGATATTTACGACTTTGCCCAAATTGGCACCGCTTTGGAACGCGCGGATAATACAGCGCGCATCATCGATGTGAAATATTATACTCTCCTTCCCTCGGCCAGCTTCGTGGGCTCGCCGCTGGACAACGTGCAATGGGAAACCGTGCTACGGTCTGTCTCTGCACATCGCTCGTTTCGCTGGCTCGGCGAGGGTGAAATGACCTCTATCGGCATCGCAAAGTTCCTTATACTCGACACACGGTTCCCGCGGTCGCTGTATTTCGCCAGCAGTATTATCGAGGAAAATCTCGCTTATCTTGCGAAGGATTACGGCAACCGCATGCCCTCCCACGATCTGATCGACGCCCAGCTTGCGGCGCTGCGGCAGCACACCATCGAATCAATATTTAATGACGGGCTGCACCAGTTCATCAGCACCTTCATCCGCGAGAACAACGCCATCGGTGCGCAGATCGAACAGGACTACCGGTTCAACGGATAA
- a CDS encoding 2-isopropylmalate synthase, with protein sequence MTDQKQDRVLIFDTTLRDGEQSPGATMTHAEKVEIAGLLDEMGVDVIEAGFPIASEGDFAAVSEIARQAKTAQICGLARAQIGDIDRCWDAVKHARNPRIHTFIGTSPLHRAIPNLTMDQMADRIHETVTHARNLCENVQWSPMDATRTEADYLCRTVEIAIKAGATTINIPDTVGYTAPRESAALIRMLLERVPGADEIIFATHCHNDLGMATANSLAAVEAGARQVECTINGLGERAGNTALEEVVMALKVRNDIMPFQTRVDSTKLMNISRRVAAVSGFAVQFNKAIVGKNAFAHESGIHQDGMLKNAETFEIMRPADVGLTETNIVMGKHSGRAALRSKLENLGYELGDNQLKDVFVRFKELADRKKEIYDEDLIALMRIATDPEADRIKLKSMHVVCGTEGPNHARMTLTVDGDEHSTEQDGDGPVDASFKCIKAIVAHSARLQLYQVAAVTEGTDAQATVSVRLEEDGRIVTGQSADTDTVVASARAYIHALNRLLVRREKGGTDKREINYKDAS encoded by the coding sequence ATGACAGACCAGAAACAAGACCGCGTCTTGATCTTTGACACGACCCTGCGCGATGGTGAGCAGTCGCCCGGCGCCACAATGACCCATGCCGAAAAAGTAGAGATTGCAGGCCTGCTCGATGAAATGGGTGTAGACGTCATCGAAGCCGGATTTCCGATCGCCTCGGAGGGCGATTTTGCCGCCGTGTCCGAGATCGCGCGTCAGGCAAAAACCGCACAAATCTGTGGCCTTGCCCGCGCTCAGATCGGGGATATCGACCGGTGCTGGGATGCGGTCAAGCATGCGCGCAACCCGCGTATTCACACATTCATCGGGACATCGCCCTTGCACCGCGCCATCCCGAACTTGACCATGGATCAGATGGCCGACCGTATTCACGAGACGGTGACACACGCCCGCAACCTGTGCGAAAACGTCCAATGGTCACCCATGGACGCGACAAGGACCGAGGCCGATTACCTGTGCCGTACGGTTGAGATCGCGATCAAGGCAGGCGCCACTACCATCAATATCCCCGATACCGTCGGCTACACTGCGCCACGTGAAAGTGCGGCACTCATCCGCATGTTGCTGGAGCGGGTACCGGGCGCAGATGAGATCATTTTCGCAACCCACTGCCACAACGATCTGGGCATGGCCACGGCGAACTCCCTCGCCGCTGTCGAGGCTGGTGCGCGGCAGGTTGAATGCACGATCAACGGCCTTGGCGAGCGCGCGGGTAACACCGCGCTCGAAGAAGTTGTTATGGCCCTGAAAGTCCGCAATGACATCATGCCTTTCCAGACCCGCGTAGATTCCACGAAACTGATGAATATCTCGCGTCGTGTTGCTGCTGTTTCGGGATTTGCCGTGCAGTTCAACAAGGCCATCGTCGGCAAGAACGCTTTTGCGCATGAGAGCGGCATACATCAGGACGGTATGCTGAAAAACGCCGAAACATTCGAGATCATGCGACCCGCAGATGTAGGCCTGACAGAGACGAATATCGTCATGGGCAAACATTCTGGCCGCGCAGCCTTGCGCTCCAAACTCGAAAACCTCGGTTACGAATTGGGGGACAACCAGCTCAAGGATGTTTTCGTGCGGTTCAAGGAACTCGCCGACCGCAAAAAAGAGATCTACGATGAGGACCTGATCGCACTCATGCGCATCGCAACCGATCCGGAAGCCGACCGGATCAAACTGAAGTCAATGCATGTGGTTTGTGGCACAGAAGGACCGAACCATGCGCGCATGACCCTGACGGTGGACGGCGACGAGCATAGTACCGAGCAGGACGGAGACGGCCCCGTTGATGCCTCGTTCAAGTGCATTAAGGCAATCGTCGCCCATTCCGCCCGCCTGCAGCTTTATCAAGTGGCCGCAGTGACAGAAGGCACCGACGCACAAGCGACTGTTTCTGTACGATTGGAAGAGGACGGACGCATCGTGACGGGCCAATCCGCCGATACCGATACAGTTGTCGCGTCTGCCCGCGCCTATATCCACGCGCTCAACCGCTTGCTGGTGCGCCGCGAAAAAGGTGGCACGGACAAGCGCGAGATCAATTACAAAGACGCAAGTTAA
- a CDS encoding transglutaminase family protein, translating to MKLKITHTTRYSYDMPVLYGLQQLRLTPVTDRQQTVLNWDIAIEGGTRELSCTDQYNNHCTLIQAKDGATQIALTVSGEVETHSSDGIYGKVYGTAPLWHFKQSTNRTMAGSGIAKLSELITDSGGNLNELHSLSEKILAAAPYGKAVTDVTTTAEQALGLGGGVCQDHAQIFISAVRHAGIPARYVSGYLMMDDRIDQDASHAWAEAHIDGLGWVAFDVSNGISPDERYVRLAVGRDSIDAAPVSGMRMGNARETMSVSLQIQQ from the coding sequence ATGAAGCTGAAAATCACCCATACCACGCGTTATTCTTATGATATGCCCGTGCTCTACGGTCTCCAGCAGCTGCGCCTGACCCCTGTCACAGACCGTCAACAAACAGTGCTGAACTGGGACATTGCGATCGAGGGCGGTACACGAGAGCTTTCCTGTACCGACCAATATAACAATCACTGCACCCTTATTCAGGCAAAAGACGGCGCGACCCAGATCGCCCTGACCGTGTCGGGCGAGGTCGAAACCCACAGTTCCGATGGCATTTACGGCAAGGTCTATGGCACCGCCCCCCTGTGGCACTTCAAGCAATCTACCAACCGCACCATGGCTGGCAGCGGGATCGCAAAGTTATCGGAACTTATCACCGATTCCGGCGGCAATCTGAACGAACTGCACAGCCTGTCAGAAAAAATTCTCGCCGCGGCACCTTATGGCAAGGCCGTTACCGATGTGACCACCACGGCAGAGCAGGCGCTGGGTCTTGGGGGTGGCGTCTGTCAGGACCACGCGCAAATTTTCATCTCCGCCGTGCGCCATGCCGGCATTCCCGCGCGCTATGTCAGCGGATATTTGATGATGGATGACCGCATTGATCAGGATGCCAGCCATGCTTGGGCCGAGGCGCACATCGACGGGCTGGGCTGGGTCGCGTTTGACGTCTCCAACGGTATTTCGCCGGACGAACGGTATGTACGACTTGCTGTGGGCCGCGATTCAATCGACGCAGCGCCGGTTTCGGGAATGCGGATGGGCAATGCCCGCGAAACAATGAGTGTATCTCTCCAGATTCAACAATAG
- a CDS encoding cryptochrome/photolyase family protein produces the protein MVSRLVLVLGDQLSEGLSALREGNRQTDTVVMAEVVEEATYVKHHPKKIALIFSAMRKFAAALEDDGWTVAYSQLDDTDNAGSIVGELLRRAEQTGAAEVLCTEPGEWRLISKLTHAPIKTVILPDDRFLASHGEFEEWAEGRKSLRMEYFYRDMRRKTGLLMDGDKPEGGQWNFDHDNRKPAPGSIAPEGPLRFEPDNITGDVLALVESRFGDHFGALRPFWFATTRSQALQALDHFIGHSLPTFGDYQDAMLRGEDFLYHAIISPYLNIGLLGPLEVCQAAEKAYRNGDAPINAVEGFIRQIIGWREYVRGIYFLEGPEYAARNVLKQKRDLPAMYWGAETKMACMEAAIGQTSREAYAHHIQRLMVTGNFALLAGIDPGQVSQWYLEVYADAFEWVEAPNVVGMSQFADGGVIASKPYVSSGAYINKMSDYCKGCSYKVSQKTGEGACPFNTLYWHFLDRHRDRFSGNPRMGNMYGTWDRMDAEKRATVLSDGQSVLDKLDAGEVV, from the coding sequence ATGGTGAGCCGTCTCGTTCTGGTGTTGGGCGACCAACTGTCAGAAGGTTTGAGCGCGCTGCGCGAGGGCAACCGACAGACGGATACCGTAGTCATGGCAGAAGTGGTCGAAGAGGCGACCTACGTTAAACATCACCCCAAAAAAATTGCGCTAATTTTTAGCGCCATGCGCAAATTTGCAGCGGCTTTGGAGGACGACGGTTGGACTGTGGCCTATAGCCAGCTTGATGATACGGATAATGCAGGCTCTATCGTAGGGGAGCTGTTGCGCCGCGCCGAGCAGACAGGAGCGGCCGAGGTGCTCTGTACCGAGCCGGGTGAGTGGCGGCTGATTTCCAAACTGACCCATGCGCCGATCAAGACAGTCATCCTGCCGGATGACAGGTTTCTAGCCTCGCACGGTGAGTTCGAGGAGTGGGCCGAGGGGCGCAAATCCCTGCGGATGGAGTATTTCTATCGTGACATGCGGCGCAAGACGGGCCTGCTTATGGACGGTGATAAACCCGAAGGCGGCCAGTGGAATTTTGACCACGACAACCGCAAACCGGCGCCCGGTAGTATCGCCCCCGAAGGCCCGCTAAGGTTCGAGCCTGACAATATCACCGGCGACGTTCTGGCACTGGTCGAGAGCCGGTTTGGCGACCACTTCGGCGCATTACGGCCCTTTTGGTTTGCCACAACGCGTTCGCAGGCCCTGCAGGCTCTGGACCATTTCATAGGGCATTCGTTGCCCACGTTTGGCGACTATCAGGATGCCATGCTGCGAGGCGAAGACTTCTTGTACCACGCGATTATCTCTCCCTACCTCAATATCGGGCTTCTTGGGCCGCTGGAAGTTTGCCAAGCTGCTGAAAAGGCATATCGGAATGGGGATGCGCCAATCAATGCCGTGGAGGGCTTTATCCGTCAGATCATCGGCTGGCGGGAGTACGTGAGAGGCATCTACTTTCTTGAAGGTCCGGAATATGCTGCGCGCAATGTTCTTAAGCAAAAACGCGATTTACCCGCGATGTATTGGGGCGCTGAGACGAAAATGGCCTGTATGGAGGCAGCCATCGGTCAGACCTCCCGCGAGGCCTATGCGCATCACATACAGCGCCTGATGGTCACCGGTAATTTCGCCTTGTTGGCGGGAATTGACCCGGGGCAGGTGTCGCAATGGTATTTGGAGGTTTACGCGGACGCGTTCGAGTGGGTTGAGGCCCCAAATGTTGTCGGCATGAGCCAGTTTGCCGACGGTGGCGTCATCGCGTCAAAGCCATACGTGTCTTCAGGCGCCTACATCAACAAGATGTCGGACTACTGTAAAGGATGCAGTTATAAGGTGAGCCAGAAGACAGGTGAGGGGGCATGCCCTTTTAACACGCTCTATTGGCACTTCCTTGACCGGCATCGTGATCGGTTTTCCGGCAATCCACGCATGGGAAACATGTACGGCACATGGGACCGGATGGATGCCGAAAAGAGGGCAACGGTTCTGTCCGACGGACAGTCAGTTCTGGATAAACTGGACGCGGGCGAGGTGGTGTAG
- a CDS encoding circularly permuted type 2 ATP-grasp protein: MDEQPNHFDEMLSAPDNVREPYRAYKTWFSGQDPSRLKKKSKEAEAFFRRTGITFNVYGQEAAQERLIPFDLIPRIIANREWTKLSKGIEQRVRAINMFLHDIYHRQEILRAGIIPIELVANNSAFLPQMIGMTPPGNVYTHIVGTDIVRTGEDDFYVLEDNARTPSGVSYMLENRETMLQMFPELFSQNRVKPVSDYPKNLRRSLAACAPSKCGGRPTVAILTPGIHNSAYFEHSFLADQMGVELVEGHDLRVVDGHIAMRTTQGYKVIDVLYRRVDDDYLDPLNFKPESMLGVPGIMDVYRAGNITIANAPGTGIADDKAIYSYIPDIVQFYTGEKAILKNVDTFRCAEPDSLKYVLDNLAELVVKEVHGSGGYGMLVGPAASRQELSDFADKLKSNPSNYIAQPTLSLSTVPIFAKKGLAPRHVDLRPFVLVSPNGIEITPGGLTRVALQAGSLVVNSSQGGGTKDTWVLED, encoded by the coding sequence ATGGATGAACAACCAAATCACTTTGACGAAATGCTGTCAGCGCCCGACAATGTGCGGGAGCCTTACCGCGCTTATAAAACATGGTTTTCTGGGCAGGACCCCTCGCGCCTGAAGAAAAAATCAAAAGAGGCCGAAGCGTTTTTCAGACGCACGGGCATTACTTTCAATGTCTACGGTCAGGAGGCTGCACAGGAGCGGCTTATCCCCTTCGACCTTATACCGCGCATCATCGCCAATCGCGAATGGACCAAGCTCTCCAAAGGGATTGAGCAGCGCGTGCGTGCGATCAACATGTTCCTGCACGACATTTACCACCGTCAGGAAATCCTGCGCGCGGGGATCATCCCGATTGAGCTTGTTGCAAATAACTCGGCCTTCCTGCCCCAGATGATCGGCATGACACCACCGGGCAACGTATATACCCATATCGTTGGCACAGATATTGTGCGCACCGGCGAGGACGATTTCTACGTTCTCGAGGATAACGCCCGCACGCCTTCGGGCGTTTCCTACATGCTCGAAAATCGTGAGACGATGCTGCAAATGTTCCCAGAGCTTTTCAGCCAGAACAGGGTCAAACCGGTCAGCGATTATCCCAAAAACCTCCGCCGCTCACTGGCGGCTTGCGCGCCATCCAAATGCGGCGGCAGGCCCACTGTCGCGATCCTTACCCCCGGCATCCACAACTCTGCCTATTTCGAGCATTCGTTTCTGGCCGACCAGATGGGCGTCGAGTTGGTCGAGGGCCACGACCTGCGTGTGGTCGACGGCCATATCGCGATGCGCACCACCCAAGGGTACAAGGTGATCGATGTGCTCTACCGCCGTGTCGATGACGATTACCTCGATCCGCTGAACTTCAAACCGGAATCGATGCTGGGCGTGCCGGGCATCATGGACGTCTACCGCGCAGGCAATATCACCATCGCCAATGCCCCTGGCACCGGCATTGCGGACGACAAGGCGATATATTCCTACATCCCCGATATTGTCCAATTTTATACTGGCGAAAAGGCGATCCTTAAAAACGTCGATACCTTCCGCTGCGCAGAACCCGACAGTCTGAAATATGTGCTCGACAATCTGGCCGAGCTTGTCGTCAAAGAGGTCCACGGTTCGGGCGGCTATGGAATGCTTGTTGGTCCAGCTGCCAGCCGGCAGGAGCTTTCGGATTTCGCGGATAAACTCAAATCCAACCCTTCTAACTATATAGCACAACCAACACTTTCGCTGTCGACTGTGCCAATATTTGCGAAAAAGGGCCTCGCCCCGCGTCACGTCGATCTGCGGCCGTTTGTTCTTGTCTCGCCTAACGGAATCGAGATCACCCCCGGCGGTCTGACGCGCGTGGCGCTTCAGGCAGGCTCGCTTGTGGTCAATTCAAGTCAGGGCGGCGGGACCAAAGATACTTGGGTTCTGGAGGACTAA